Part of the Tindallia californiensis genome is shown below.
ACCTCTTGAAATAGCAGAAAAAGCCATGGGCTTAATGAAAGATATTGAAGTTATTGTTCAATCTGGTAATAGTAATGCGGTAACGGACGGAGCTGTAGCTGCAATGCTGGCACGGACAGCTGTATTGTCAGCTCTGTATAATGTGAAAATAAACTTGGGCGGCATTAAGGATGAAACCTATGTAAAAGAGATGGCTCAAAAGGTTAGCGACTTAGAAGAAGCGGCACAAGTTCAAGAGAAAAAAATTCTGGAACAAGTCAAACTAGACTAATAAAAAAGCAAACAAACATCCTGGCTTTGGGAAAAACCAAAGGCAGGGTGTTTTTGCATTTGGCTAAGTTGCTAAAGGTTAGATACTTGAATGATGAAGAAAAAACAAAAATAGACAATCCAAAAATGAACAAGGAGGATATTTATGAGGCTGATAAAAGAAAACTCAACCGCCGTTATCATTGATATGCAAGAAAAACTAACACCTCATGTACAACACCATAAAGATTTGATGGAACGGATGAAAATTCTCATTAAAGGATTAAAAGCGCTAGGAGTTCCAATACTGGTGACGGAACAATATCGAAAAGGGCTGGGACCAACCATACCGGAAATTCAAGAAGTACTGGAGGAAGAGGTGACGGTTGAAAAAATGGCCTTTAGCTGTTGTGATGATGATGAATTTCAAAAGGCGCTAGACAAAACAGGACGGACACAGGTAATTGTAGCTGGTATTGAAGCTCATGTATGCGTGCTTCAAACAGTGATTGATTTAATAGAAAAAGGCTATCAACCCATTGTAGTAGAAGATTGTTTATCTTCCAGAAAAACGATGGACAAAGATATTGCAATGAAAAGAATGGCGCAAGAAGGAGCAAGGACGGTTAGCTGTGAATCAATTCTTTTTGAATTGTGCCGTTATGCGGGAACGGATACCTTTAAAAAGATTTCTAAATTGGTGAAATAACGATGTAGAGGATGAGTGGATGAAAGCGGTGCGAAGAGGTCTCCTTTGCGCCGCTTTTTTTATGAAGCATTTGCTTCGCGGAAGAATGTGAACAGATTTCTATAATTGATAGAAAATACAATGAATACATGCTAAGATAGATTCGAATTAGTAAGAAAACAGAGAAAAGGGTGATTGTATGTCAAAAATAACAACACAAAAACTAAGAAGAATGAAAGAGGAAGGAGAAAAAATAAGCATGGTAACCGCCTATGATTATCCGACCTCCGTTCTTGCGAATCGGGCTGGCATAGATGTCGTACTAGTAGGTGACTCTTTGGCAATGACCATTCTTGGGGAAGAGAATACCGTTTCAATAGGAATGAAGGAAATGGTTTATCATATTAAACCAGTGGTTAAAGGCGCTCCTGATGCACTTGTTGTTGGAGATATGCCCTTTGGATCTTATCAAATATCTAAGAAAAAAGCTGTGAAGAATGCGGTTCAACTTATGAAGAAAGGTGGTTGTGATGCTGTTAAACTAGAAGGTGGCGCAGAAATGGCGGAGGTGGTGAAAGCCATTGTTGATGCCGGAATTCCTGTGATGGGCCATATTGGACTTACGCCTCAAACCGTATCCAAGCTGGGCGGTTTCAAAGTTCAGGGGAAATCCGTAGAAGCAGCGGAAGTTCTCTTGAAAGATGCACTGAAGTTGCAGGAAGCAGGAGCTTGGGGATTAGTGCTAGAAGCAATACCGGAAGAAGTAGGTAAGTTGATTACAAAAAAGAGTGATATACCAACGATAGGTATAGGCGCTGGTCGTTATTGTGATGGACAAGTCCTTGTGTTCCATGATATGTTTGGGCTTTTTCAACGTTTTGTTCCAAAATTTGTGAAGCAATATGGGCAATTAGGAGATCAAGTGGTAGATGGACTAGAAACCTTTAAAAAAGAAATTCAGGAAGGTCGTTTTCCAGCATCCCAGCATAAGTTTAGTGGAGTAGAGGAAGAAGAACTAACGCATTTGTATTAAAAGAGCCAAGTGTAAAACCAAATCTTATCAATAGATAATAGAAGATAGAGGAAAAGGAGGGGTAAAGCGTTGAAAATTTCTATTATAGGATCCGGTGCAATGGGATGTCTTTTTGGTTATTATCTCGTAAAGGCGAAGGCGGAGGTAACGCTGATTGATACCTGGCAGGAACATATTGAAGCCATCGATAAAAATGGATTAACCATCATGGATGGGGAGCATATCGATCACGTACACATAAAAGCTTTCTCAGAGGCTTACCAGCAGACAGAAAAAATGGATCTTATTATTATCTTCGTCAAGGCCTATGATACAAGAAATGCATTAGAAAAAAGTTTGCATCTAATAGGAGAGGATACTCGTATCATGACCTTGCAAAACGGTGTTGGGAACATAGAGGTTATCAGTGAGTTTGTCTCTAAAGAAAAGATTATTGGTGGAACCACTGCTCATGGTGCTATGCTAAAAGAAAAAGGAGTAGTGGTTCATGCAGGGAGAGGTAAGACCAGAATTGGTCGTATTGAAGGAGAAAATGGAAAAACAGAAGAGGCTATCCGTACACTCTTTAATGAGTCAAAAATAGATACAGATATTGAAAAGAATATTGACGGACTGATCTGGGATAAACTTCTGGTTAACGCAGGAATAAACGGCTTGACGGCAATCTTGAACATTGCAAATGGGAAGTTGTTGGAGAGAGAAGAAACAGAGATCTTAATGAAAAACTTGGTGATGGAAGCGATTAGCGTAGCTGAAAAAGCAAAGATACAGATATCTTATCCTGACCCATTACACCATGTGAAAGCCGTGGCGAAAGCTACGGGAAATAATAGATCCTCTATGTTACAGGACCTAAACCGAGGTAAAAAAACAGAAATTGAGTATATTAACGGTGCTATTGCAAGAAAAGGGAAAGAACTGGGAATTCCAACACCATAT
Proteins encoded:
- the panB gene encoding 3-methyl-2-oxobutanoate hydroxymethyltransferase; this translates as MSKITTQKLRRMKEEGEKISMVTAYDYPTSVLANRAGIDVVLVGDSLAMTILGEENTVSIGMKEMVYHIKPVVKGAPDALVVGDMPFGSYQISKKKAVKNAVQLMKKGGCDAVKLEGGAEMAEVVKAIVDAGIPVMGHIGLTPQTVSKLGGFKVQGKSVEAAEVLLKDALKLQEAGAWGLVLEAIPEEVGKLITKKSDIPTIGIGAGRYCDGQVLVFHDMFGLFQRFVPKFVKQYGQLGDQVVDGLETFKKEIQEGRFPASQHKFSGVEEEELTHLY
- a CDS encoding ketopantoate reductase family protein, with the protein product MKISIIGSGAMGCLFGYYLVKAKAEVTLIDTWQEHIEAIDKNGLTIMDGEHIDHVHIKAFSEAYQQTEKMDLIIIFVKAYDTRNALEKSLHLIGEDTRIMTLQNGVGNIEVISEFVSKEKIIGGTTAHGAMLKEKGVVVHAGRGKTRIGRIEGENGKTEEAIRTLFNESKIDTDIEKNIDGLIWDKLLVNAGINGLTAILNIANGKLLEREETEILMKNLVMEAISVAEKAKIQISYPDPLHHVKAVAKATGNNRSSMLQDLNRGKKTEIEYINGAIARKGKELGIPTPYNDFLQQLVKAKEKLS
- a CDS encoding hydrolase, coding for MRLIKENSTAVIIDMQEKLTPHVQHHKDLMERMKILIKGLKALGVPILVTEQYRKGLGPTIPEIQEVLEEEVTVEKMAFSCCDDDEFQKALDKTGRTQVIVAGIEAHVCVLQTVIDLIEKGYQPIVVEDCLSSRKTMDKDIAMKRMAQEGARTVSCESILFELCRYAGTDTFKKISKLVK